In Alkalihalobacillus sp. FSL W8-0930, a single window of DNA contains:
- a CDS encoding UvrD-helicase domain-containing protein: protein MYESYQEEQIALRMKLTKIKSYQEQLEGLPRYRGDDFNEQVLEDSRERQRQVIKKATEEPYFGRLDFEEYGKSEATPLYIGKAGVHDDQSGEVLVVDWRAPVSSLFYAFSGSEDDVYYEAPEGIIDGTIELKRNIMIREQELMRVVDSYKQGETISSGGDEFLLYKLGEQKDNRLQDIVSTIQGEQNEIIRHQKNQAVIIQGVAGSGKTTVALHRLAYLLYEYREQMQADNMIIFAPNAMFLDYISQVLPELGVGHIQQTTFSEWALSVLDDPAIQLANQTNKLQKRFEQSDSSIDAATQFKGSIAFKEKIDRELEVLEESLFPTTDFTPWEGAVITHETISQWRNTDFLHSPVQGKQERLKARMKRWIEIEVKQQHHLDQKEQQELRKHALEQARKYVAKMKKRTPFQLYLHILKSQGLSLFEQQIEPEDLAPLLHIYHKWIGFEKDKRFDHVVIDEAQDFSPYQIAILKEQTRGQSFTILGDLSQGIHSVQGIDEWSAFKDLFGEQKTAYFEMNKSYRSTLEIIECSNHLLKQFPKRRVLAEPVFRSGEPVRMEQVKQDELVKEISMWVQSMQGEGYQTIAVIGRTHTSCADLFQLLQKDHKDMTFIQAEDQTYKGGTSILPVYLSKGLEFDAVLIIDADEQSYQQTTDHIKLLYVGITRALHRLHIMHTGHLTKLLAEYEASEQR from the coding sequence ATGTATGAGTCATATCAAGAGGAACAGATTGCTCTACGCATGAAACTGACAAAGATCAAAAGCTACCAAGAACAACTTGAAGGTCTTCCCCGGTACCGAGGAGATGATTTTAATGAGCAAGTCCTTGAAGATAGTCGCGAACGACAGCGACAAGTCATTAAGAAGGCAACGGAGGAGCCGTACTTTGGACGGTTGGATTTTGAGGAGTATGGAAAGTCTGAAGCTACCCCCTTATACATCGGAAAAGCAGGCGTTCATGATGATCAATCAGGTGAAGTTCTTGTTGTTGATTGGCGGGCACCTGTTTCCAGTCTCTTCTATGCCTTTTCCGGCAGTGAGGATGACGTGTATTACGAAGCGCCGGAAGGCATCATTGATGGCACAATTGAACTGAAACGCAACATTATGATCCGCGAACAAGAATTGATGCGGGTAGTTGATAGCTATAAGCAAGGTGAAACCATAAGCAGTGGCGGAGATGAATTCCTTCTTTATAAGCTTGGAGAGCAGAAGGATAATCGTTTGCAGGACATCGTTTCAACCATTCAAGGAGAACAAAACGAGATCATCCGCCACCAAAAAAATCAGGCTGTCATTATTCAAGGAGTCGCCGGAAGTGGTAAAACAACCGTGGCATTGCACAGACTGGCATATTTACTATATGAGTACCGTGAACAAATGCAGGCAGATAACATGATTATCTTTGCGCCCAATGCGATGTTTTTAGATTACATATCGCAGGTTCTTCCTGAATTAGGTGTGGGTCATATTCAACAAACAACTTTTAGCGAATGGGCTTTAAGTGTGCTTGATGATCCTGCTATTCAATTAGCCAATCAAACAAATAAGCTACAAAAACGCTTTGAGCAGTCTGACTCTTCTATAGACGCGGCGACACAGTTTAAAGGCTCCATTGCCTTTAAGGAAAAGATTGATCGGGAGTTAGAGGTATTAGAAGAAAGCTTGTTTCCTACAACTGACTTTACCCCTTGGGAAGGCGCTGTGATCACTCATGAGACCATCTCCCAATGGCGCAACACAGATTTCCTACATTCTCCGGTCCAAGGCAAACAAGAGCGCTTGAAGGCGCGTATGAAACGGTGGATTGAAATCGAAGTAAAACAACAGCATCACCTGGACCAAAAAGAACAACAGGAGTTGCGGAAGCATGCCTTGGAACAAGCTAGAAAGTATGTAGCGAAGATGAAGAAACGAACACCGTTCCAGCTCTATCTTCACATTTTAAAAAGCCAGGGACTCTCGCTTTTCGAACAACAAATTGAGCCTGAGGATCTTGCTCCTTTACTTCATATCTATCATAAGTGGATTGGTTTTGAGAAAGATAAACGGTTTGATCATGTTGTTATCGACGAAGCACAAGATTTTTCTCCTTACCAAATCGCCATTTTAAAAGAGCAAACACGTGGTCAATCCTTTACAATCCTTGGGGACTTATCACAAGGAATCCATAGCGTACAAGGAATTGACGAATGGTCAGCATTTAAGGATTTGTTTGGCGAGCAGAAAACCGCTTATTTTGAAATGAACAAAAGCTATCGATCTACGCTAGAAATCATTGAATGCTCAAACCATCTTTTAAAGCAGTTCCCTAAGCGCAGGGTGCTGGCAGAGCCAGTGTTTCGGAGTGGAGAACCCGTCCGGATGGAACAGGTAAAACAAGATGAGTTAGTAAAAGAAATTAGTATGTGGGTTCAATCCATGCAAGGTGAAGGGTATCAGACCATTGCTGTTATTGGACGCACCCATACATCATGTGCCGACTTGTTCCAGCTGCTACAAAAGGATCACAAGGATATGACATTTATCCAAGCAGAGGATCAGACCTATAAGGGTGGAACCTCCATTTTACCTGTCTATCTTTC